In Paenibacillus sp. FSL R7-0345, a single window of DNA contains:
- the alr gene encoding alanine racemase, producing MQASYRPTVAEINLDDLRANYEAFRAALPAETKFMGCVKGNAYGHGAVEVTRELERLGADYVSVAFLDEALELRQAGILLPILVLGYTSPEGIAVAWENKVTVTLFTPEVLEAVKQLPADPEHRLKVHIKIDSGMGRLGLLPADAPGFIEEVGRTAQAELEGMFTHFAKADEEDKSYTLLQYRRFMSVAETLRDKDIHIPIIHTGNSATAIDTPFLSSNMVRVGISLYGFYPSSEVNHERVALHPVMTLKTQAVYIKTLPSGYGISYGTRYFTDSEEIIATLPVGYADGYSRMLTGKAEVLIRGRRAPVVGTICMDQCMVTLKSFAGEAEQIQAGEEVVLIGRQGNAYITADELALHLGTIHYEVICMLAHRVPRVYIREGAAPNLVNPLLQS from the coding sequence GTGCAAGCAAGCTATCGACCTACAGTTGCCGAAATAAATCTGGATGATCTGCGTGCCAATTATGAAGCTTTCCGGGCGGCTTTGCCGGCGGAGACTAAATTTATGGGATGCGTCAAAGGAAATGCGTATGGCCACGGGGCAGTGGAAGTGACGCGGGAGCTTGAACGCCTTGGAGCGGACTATGTTAGTGTAGCTTTTTTGGATGAGGCATTGGAGCTGCGTCAGGCGGGAATACTACTTCCTATCCTGGTACTGGGCTATACCTCACCGGAAGGCATTGCCGTAGCCTGGGAGAACAAGGTGACCGTAACACTATTCACACCGGAGGTGCTGGAGGCGGTAAAGCAGCTTCCTGCAGATCCGGAGCACCGGCTGAAGGTACACATCAAGATTGACAGCGGGATGGGAAGGCTAGGGCTTTTGCCGGCTGATGCCCCCGGCTTCATCGAAGAAGTGGGCCGGACAGCGCAAGCGGAGCTGGAGGGCATGTTTACCCATTTTGCCAAGGCAGACGAAGAAGACAAAAGCTATACACTGTTGCAGTACCGGCGGTTCATGAGCGTGGCGGAAACGCTTCGGGACAAGGATATACATATCCCGATCATACATACGGGCAATAGCGCTACGGCCATTGATACACCTTTCCTATCCAGTAACATGGTGCGTGTAGGCATAAGCTTGTACGGATTTTATCCATCATCAGAGGTAAACCACGAGCGCGTGGCTTTACACCCGGTAATGACGCTGAAGACACAGGCGGTATACATTAAGACACTGCCGTCCGGCTACGGCATCAGCTACGGCACCCGCTACTTCACGGACAGCGAAGAGATCATTGCAACGCTTCCGGTGGGGTACGCAGACGGATATTCCCGCATGCTGACAGGCAAGGCGGAGGTGCTAATACGCGGACGCCGCGCTCCGGTCGTCGGAACAATCTGCATGGACCAGTGTATGGTAACGCTCAAATCTTTCGCTGGAGAAGCGGAACAAATCCAAGCTGGCGAAGAGGTTGTACTCATCGGCCGCCAGGGCAACGCCTATATTACGGCGGATGAACTGGCACTCCATTTAGGCACGATTCACTACGAAGTAATCTGTATGCTGGCTCACCGTGTACCCCGCGTATATATACGTGAGGGTGCTGCTCCCAACCTGGTGAACCCTCTGCTGCAGTCTTAA
- a CDS encoding ribbon-helix-helix protein, CopG family, which produces MANLQNTKRIMISLPDHLLQEVDGIAQLENSNRSELIRQAMKLYLTERRKRTIRESMQRGYMEMAKINLTMASEAFLAEEDADSTLGRLVSGV; this is translated from the coding sequence TTGGCCAATTTGCAGAACACCAAAAGAATTATGATCAGTTTGCCCGATCATCTTTTGCAGGAAGTGGATGGGATCGCCCAATTGGAGAACTCTAACCGGAGTGAATTGATCAGGCAGGCCATGAAGCTGTATCTGACGGAACGGAGAAAGCGTACAATCCGGGAATCGATGCAGCGGGGATACATGGAGATGGCCAAGATCAATTTGACGATGGCAAGCGAGGCATTTCTCGCAGAGGAAGATGCAGACAGTACTCTTGGCCGCTTAGTAAGCGGGGTGTAG
- a CDS encoding type II toxin-antitoxin system PemK/MazF family toxin, translating to MIVKRGDVFFADLSPVVGSEQGGVRPVLVIQNDIGNRFSPTVIVAAITAQIQKAKLPTHVEIDAAAHGFDRDSVILLEQVRTIDKQRLTDKITHLDDDTMKKVDDSLQISLGLIDF from the coding sequence TTGATCGTTAAACGCGGCGACGTTTTTTTTGCCGACCTTTCGCCGGTTGTAGGTTCAGAACAAGGCGGAGTAAGGCCGGTACTGGTCATACAGAACGATATTGGCAACCGGTTTAGCCCGACGGTAATTGTGGCAGCTATCACTGCCCAGATCCAGAAGGCCAAGCTGCCGACGCATGTAGAAATTGATGCGGCTGCCCACGGCTTTGACCGGGATTCCGTCATTTTGCTGGAGCAGGTTCGGACGATTGACAAACAACGCTTAACCGATAAGATCACCCATCTGGACGATGATACCATGAAAAAGGTGGATGATTCGCTGCAAATCAGTCTGGGCCTGATTGATTTCTAA
- a CDS encoding TetR/AcrR family transcriptional regulator, which yields MQQAAQLFVQKGYAAVTMNEVCTAAQVSKGSLYHHFPSKDELFLSIVEEDTEQWLAEWDAIQDKITGIEDRFYALGEHYANDFQNPLICGLEEYARSRTHSEEIYLRLSQLYNSGATACRNLLQEGMDSGYLASGDLNHYVVIVCGMLEGIGRVREITAPSEGTADVMKYYRDGIKLLLQGLRA from the coding sequence GTGCAGCAGGCTGCACAGCTGTTCGTGCAAAAAGGATATGCAGCGGTAACGATGAACGAGGTCTGCACGGCGGCCCAAGTAAGCAAAGGCAGCTTATATCACCATTTTCCGAGTAAGGATGAATTGTTTCTGTCCATTGTTGAAGAGGATACAGAGCAGTGGCTCGCAGAATGGGATGCGATACAGGACAAAATCACAGGGATTGAGGACCGCTTTTACGCGCTGGGTGAACATTACGCCAATGACTTTCAGAATCCGCTGATCTGTGGACTGGAGGAATATGCAAGGTCGAGGACTCACTCGGAGGAGATTTATCTGCGGCTCTCACAGCTGTACAATTCCGGGGCAACAGCCTGCCGTAATTTGCTTCAGGAGGGCATGGACTCGGGCTATCTGGCCAGCGGAGACCTGAATCATTATGTGGTGATTGTCTGTGGTATGCTGGAGGGAATCGGCAGAGTCAGAGAGATTACGGCACCCTCGGAGGGGACGGCGGACGTGATGAAGTATTACCGGGACGGCATAAAACTGCTGCTGCAGGGGCTCCGGGCCTGA
- a CDS encoding MFS transporter gives MSLLLRNRGAMLMLMISIFLTFTGIGLVVPILPTYMNELHIGGSVVGMLVAAFSLTQLIVSPLAGRLSDRMGRKRIIVLGLVVFSLSEVVFGVAELPWMLFVARMLGGIGAAMIMPAVMAYVADTTSMDERAKGMGMINAAITTGFIIGPGIGGYLAEFGIRVPFFAAAIAAAFVAIITFILLPESRATAAANDKAAAQQKNESLVAQLVRSYREPYFVGLVIVFVMSFGLANYETVFGLFVDHKFGFTPKDIAFVLTFGSIAGAVVQLTAFSWILNRFGENRVISISLLASGVFILLTLFVHGYFMIMAVTFIVFLAMDILRPAVGTQLSKMAGETQQGFVMGMNSAYTSLGNIAGPIVAGVLFDLDINFPYAAAALVLVLCFLLSLSSAKRMARRGVQVK, from the coding sequence ATGTCTTTGCTGTTAAGAAACCGCGGTGCAATGCTGATGCTGATGATCAGTATCTTTTTAACATTTACGGGGATCGGGCTCGTGGTGCCGATTCTGCCGACTTATATGAATGAGCTGCACATCGGGGGCAGTGTCGTCGGGATGCTGGTCGCTGCTTTTTCACTGACCCAGCTGATTGTATCGCCGCTTGCCGGCAGATTGTCTGACCGGATGGGCCGTAAAAGAATTATCGTGCTCGGGCTGGTGGTCTTTTCCCTGTCTGAGGTAGTATTCGGTGTGGCTGAGCTGCCGTGGATGCTGTTCGTGGCCCGGATGCTGGGCGGGATCGGAGCGGCGATGATTATGCCTGCAGTTATGGCATACGTGGCAGATACCACTTCAATGGATGAGCGGGCTAAAGGTATGGGGATGATTAATGCGGCGATCACAACCGGGTTCATTATCGGACCGGGGATCGGCGGCTATCTGGCAGAGTTCGGTATCCGTGTTCCGTTCTTCGCAGCGGCAATTGCGGCGGCTTTTGTAGCTATTATCACATTCATTTTATTGCCGGAATCGCGGGCTACAGCGGCTGCCAATGATAAGGCGGCGGCTCAGCAAAAGAATGAAAGTCTGGTTGCACAGCTGGTGCGCTCATACCGGGAGCCTTATTTTGTCGGACTGGTCATCGTATTCGTTATGTCCTTCGGCCTTGCCAACTATGAAACGGTGTTCGGATTGTTCGTCGATCATAAATTTGGCTTTACACCTAAAGATATCGCTTTTGTGCTGACCTTCGGCTCGATTGCCGGGGCAGTGGTGCAGCTGACTGCTTTTAGCTGGATTTTGAACCGTTTTGGCGAAAATAGAGTGATTTCCATCAGTCTGCTTGCTTCGGGCGTATTCATTCTGCTTACGCTGTTCGTTCATGGCTACTTCATGATTATGGCCGTGACGTTTATCGTCTTCCTGGCGATGGATATTCTGCGTCCCGCTGTCGGCACCCAGTTGTCCAAAATGGCCGGAGAAACGCAGCAGGGCTTCGTCATGGGGATGAACTCTGCGTATACCAGCCTTGGTAATATTGCCGGACCGATTGTTGCCGGTGTCCTGTTCGATCTGGATATTAACTTCCCGTATGCGGCAGCTGCGCTTGTGCTGGTTCTCTGCTTCCTGCTGTCCCTGAGCTCGGCAAAACGGATGGCCCGGCGGGGTGTGCAGGTTAAGTAA
- a CDS encoding Tex family protein, giving the protein MAAENTNAGSLQDDAALRQEQELILAAIAKELSISLKQVRTTVGLLDEGNTIPFIARYRKEMTGELDENVLRDVEERLGYLRNLGDRKKDVIRSIEEQGKLTPELQAQIMKAVKLQEVEDLYRPYKQKRKTRASVAKEKGLEPLADWVLEQRRQGQPLEEAAKYIDADKGVESAESALMGAMDIIAENIADDPVIRAWVRQYTASQGILVSEAKDAEQESVYENYYSYREPVHKMPPHRILAINRGEREGVLKVGIEIVPDKIHGFITRKLIKGPSPVKELLETVTEDAYKRLIAPSVEREVRGEMTEKGETQAISIFSGNLRSLLLQPPVRGRNVLGVDPAYRTGCKLAVVDDTGKLLEVAVTYPTPPNNKKKEAAAKFKELIAKYGIKLIVIGNGTGSRETEQFTAEVIAEIGDPELAYLIVNEAGASVYSASKLAAEEFPDLDVAERSAASIARRVQDPLAELVKIDPKAIGVGQYQHDVSQKHLEESLKAVVESAVNHVGVDVNTASPSLLSYVAGVNSTIAKNIVKFREENGKFTTRKALQKVPRLGAKSYEQCIGFLRIPEGDNTLDRTPIHPESYPVVDRLFRELGLDVAKLGSREIAAELAAQDAEGLAVKLDVGVPTLRDILESLQRPGRDPREELPLPIFRTDVLKIEDLVPGMEMQGTVRNVIDFGAFVDIGIKNDGLVHISQLSGSFVKHPMDVVSVGDNVTVWVLGVDLKKGRVSLTMRQPRETAGSVK; this is encoded by the coding sequence TTGGCAGCAGAGAATACGAATGCCGGCAGTCTGCAGGATGATGCTGCACTACGGCAGGAACAGGAACTGATCCTTGCGGCAATTGCCAAGGAGCTGAGCATCAGCCTGAAGCAGGTGCGGACCACTGTAGGGCTTCTGGACGAAGGGAATACCATTCCGTTTATCGCGCGCTACCGTAAGGAAATGACGGGCGAGCTGGATGAGAATGTGCTGCGTGATGTGGAAGAACGGCTGGGCTACCTGCGTAACCTGGGCGACCGCAAGAAGGATGTAATCCGCAGTATCGAGGAGCAGGGCAAGCTGACGCCTGAGCTGCAGGCGCAGATTATGAAGGCGGTCAAGCTGCAGGAAGTCGAGGATTTATACCGTCCTTACAAGCAGAAACGCAAGACTAGAGCAAGCGTGGCCAAGGAAAAAGGGCTGGAGCCGCTGGCGGACTGGGTGCTTGAGCAGCGCCGCCAGGGTCAGCCGCTTGAGGAGGCCGCTAAATATATAGATGCGGACAAAGGTGTGGAAAGTGCCGAATCCGCACTGATGGGTGCAATGGATATTATCGCAGAGAACATCGCCGATGATCCGGTTATCCGGGCTTGGGTCCGCCAGTATACGGCGAGCCAGGGCATTCTCGTCTCGGAAGCAAAGGATGCGGAGCAGGAGAGTGTCTACGAGAACTACTACAGCTACCGCGAACCGGTACATAAAATGCCGCCGCACCGCATTCTCGCCATCAACCGCGGTGAACGGGAAGGTGTGCTGAAGGTCGGGATCGAAATCGTTCCCGATAAAATTCACGGTTTTATCACGCGCAAGCTGATCAAGGGGCCGTCCCCGGTCAAGGAACTGCTGGAGACTGTGACCGAGGATGCCTACAAGCGGCTGATCGCTCCTTCAGTAGAGCGTGAGGTGCGCGGGGAAATGACGGAGAAGGGCGAGACGCAGGCGATCTCGATTTTTTCGGGCAATCTGCGCAGCCTGCTGCTGCAGCCGCCGGTCAGAGGGCGCAACGTGCTCGGCGTTGACCCGGCTTACCGCACCGGCTGCAAGCTTGCCGTTGTTGACGACACCGGCAAGCTGCTGGAGGTGGCCGTGACTTATCCGACGCCGCCGAACAACAAGAAGAAGGAAGCGGCGGCGAAGTTCAAGGAGCTGATCGCCAAATACGGCATCAAGCTGATTGTGATCGGCAACGGCACGGGCTCCCGGGAGACGGAGCAGTTCACCGCCGAGGTCATTGCCGAGATCGGTGATCCGGAGCTGGCGTACCTGATCGTAAACGAGGCAGGAGCCAGCGTCTATTCCGCCTCCAAGCTCGCGGCGGAGGAGTTCCCGGATCTGGATGTGGCCGAGCGCAGCGCGGCATCGATTGCCCGCCGCGTGCAGGACCCGCTCGCGGAGCTGGTCAAGATCGACCCGAAGGCGATCGGGGTCGGGCAGTACCAGCACGATGTCTCGCAGAAGCATCTGGAGGAAAGCCTGAAGGCCGTCGTGGAATCGGCCGTTAACCATGTCGGCGTCGACGTGAATACGGCTTCGCCGTCGCTGCTCTCTTATGTAGCGGGAGTCAACTCGACGATCGCTAAGAATATCGTTAAGTTCCGCGAGGAGAACGGCAAGTTCACCACGCGTAAGGCACTGCAAAAGGTACCGCGCCTCGGCGCGAAGTCCTATGAGCAGTGTATCGGGTTCCTGCGTATTCCCGAAGGGGACAATACGCTGGACCGCACGCCGATCCACCCGGAATCGTATCCGGTGGTCGACCGTTTGTTCCGCGAGCTCGGGCTGGACGTAGCGAAGCTCGGCAGCCGCGAGATCGCAGCTGAGCTCGCAGCGCAGGATGCCGAAGGGCTTGCCGTGAAGCTGGATGTCGGCGTGCCCACGCTGCGCGACATCCTGGAGAGCCTGCAGCGTCCGGGCCGCGACCCGCGCGAGGAGCTGCCGCTGCCGATCTTCCGCACGGATGTGCTGAAGATCGAGGACCTGGTTCCCGGCATGGAAATGCAGGGAACCGTCCGCAACGTCATCGACTTCGGCGCCTTCGTCGATATCGGCATCAAAAATGACGGGCTGGTCCACATCTCCCAGCTCAGCGGCAGCTTCGTCAAGCATCCGATGGACGTCGTCTCCGTTGGCGACAACGTGACCGTCTGGGTGCTCGGCGTCGACCTCAAGAAAGGCCGGGTCAGCCTGACCATGCGCCAGCCGCGTGAAACTGCGGGCAGTGTGAAGTAG
- a CDS encoding SLC13 family permease, whose translation MEGLTIGWYGALAGLALAIILILRKLNPVYALFLGAIVGALIGGANLEQTVSVLVSGTQSVMGTVLRVLAAGVLAGVMMESGAAETIAQAIVRKFGGSKAILALALATMIITAVGVFIPVAVLIVAPIALSVGNKMGISKTALLLALSGGGKAGNIISPNPNTIAAARGFELDLSHVMLAGLIPAVCGLIVTVIVASLLKKKGNMVTDEEAQNGNIDTTKYPPLGKAIVAPLVAVILLMINPIGSLSGIDALANFKVDALYILPIAGIVGMLAMGQSKKILQYTSSGLNKMTATVLILIGAGGIAGLISASDLSTQVVQLIETAGISGTFLAPISGILMAAATASTSTGVILATGSFGQAILDMGTAPLAAAVMVHTGATVIDSLPQGNYFHVTADSMKMSIKQRMGVVPYEAIVGGTMAVVATIIYGFLF comes from the coding sequence ATGGAAGGATTAACAATTGGCTGGTATGGGGCATTGGCGGGGCTGGCGTTGGCCATTATTCTGATACTGAGAAAGCTCAATCCCGTTTATGCTTTGTTTCTGGGGGCGATCGTCGGGGCGTTAATCGGCGGTGCCAACCTGGAGCAGACTGTAAGCGTTCTTGTAAGCGGTACACAAAGTGTAATGGGGACTGTGCTGCGTGTACTTGCGGCTGGTGTGCTGGCCGGAGTGATGATGGAGTCGGGCGCGGCAGAGACGATTGCCCAGGCCATTGTGCGTAAGTTCGGCGGCAGCAAAGCTATTTTGGCTTTGGCGCTGGCGACGATGATTATTACCGCAGTAGGTGTTTTTATTCCGGTAGCGGTACTGATTGTTGCGCCGATTGCATTGTCAGTCGGCAATAAAATGGGCATCTCCAAAACAGCGCTGCTGCTGGCACTGTCCGGTGGCGGTAAAGCGGGGAACATCATTTCGCCCAATCCAAATACGATTGCTGCAGCCCGCGGCTTCGAGCTTGATCTCAGCCATGTCATGCTGGCGGGCCTGATTCCGGCGGTATGCGGTCTGATTGTAACGGTAATTGTGGCTTCACTGCTGAAGAAAAAAGGGAATATGGTTACAGACGAAGAAGCACAGAACGGTAACATTGACACTACGAAGTACCCGCCGCTCGGCAAAGCGATTGTTGCACCGCTCGTTGCAGTCATCCTGCTGATGATTAATCCGATCGGCTCGCTGTCCGGCATTGACGCATTGGCTAATTTTAAAGTGGATGCACTGTACATCCTGCCGATTGCCGGGATTGTCGGTATGCTGGCTATGGGCCAGAGTAAAAAAATCCTGCAATACACTTCTTCCGGACTTAATAAAATGACGGCAACCGTACTGATCCTGATCGGCGCCGGCGGAATTGCCGGTCTGATCTCGGCCTCCGATCTTTCCACACAGGTAGTGCAGCTGATTGAAACAGCAGGCATTTCGGGTACATTCCTGGCACCGATCTCCGGGATTTTGATGGCGGCAGCTACGGCTTCTACCTCCACAGGTGTTATTCTGGCAACCGGCTCCTTCGGGCAGGCCATTCTCGATATGGGTACCGCTCCGCTGGCGGCAGCTGTTATGGTACACACCGGTGCGACTGTCATCGACTCGCTTCCACAGGGGAACTACTTCCACGTAACTGCGGACAGTATGAAAATGAGCATCAAGCAGCGTATGGGCGTAGTGCCTTACGAGGCGATTGTCGGCGGAACGATGGCGGTTGTGGCTACGATTATCTACGGATTTTTGTTCTAA
- a CDS encoding glycerate kinase, with protein sequence MREKTFVLAPDSFKESMTAKEVCTAMEKGLRKVYPGAEYIHVPMADGGEGTVQSLVDASGGQMYTKEVTGPLGQPVKAQYGIMGDGLTAAIEMASASGIQLVNKADRNPLITTTYGTGELIRECLDRGIRSIIIGIGGSATNDGGTGMAEALGAKFLDAAGGMLPRGGGSLDRLASIDVSGLDERLQQVQLIVACDVTNPLCGERGASVVFGPQKGATPELVQQLDANLAHYAEVVKQQLGKDVRELPGAGAAGGLGAGLMIFTRATLQRGIEIVIQYTGLKEKIADADLVFTGEGGIDFQTKFGKTPYGVAATAKESGKKVIALAGYIGEGIDTLYAEGIDAIFGIVPGASELEKLLKDGPANVERTCENIARVLKLAD encoded by the coding sequence ATGAGAGAGAAAACCTTTGTACTGGCACCGGATTCTTTTAAAGAGAGCATGACCGCGAAGGAAGTCTGTACGGCAATGGAAAAAGGGCTGCGGAAGGTTTATCCCGGTGCTGAATATATACATGTTCCGATGGCGGACGGCGGGGAGGGTACGGTTCAGTCCCTGGTAGATGCTTCGGGCGGGCAGATGTATACAAAAGAAGTGACAGGGCCGCTGGGCCAGCCGGTTAAGGCACAATACGGCATCATGGGCGACGGTCTGACGGCAGCGATTGAGATGGCTTCAGCCAGCGGAATACAGCTGGTGAATAAGGCAGACCGCAACCCGCTGATTACGACCACCTACGGGACCGGCGAACTGATCCGGGAATGCCTGGACCGCGGCATCCGCAGCATCATCATTGGCATCGGCGGCAGCGCGACAAATGACGGGGGCACCGGAATGGCGGAGGCGCTTGGCGCAAAATTCCTGGATGCCGCGGGTGGGATGCTGCCGCGCGGCGGCGGCAGTCTGGACCGTTTGGCCAGCATCGATGTGTCGGGGCTGGATGAGCGGCTGCAGCAAGTGCAGCTGATCGTGGCCTGTGATGTAACCAACCCGCTGTGCGGTGAACGGGGCGCATCCGTTGTATTCGGACCGCAAAAAGGCGCTACGCCTGAGCTGGTGCAGCAGCTCGATGCTAATCTGGCCCATTATGCGGAAGTAGTCAAACAGCAGCTTGGCAAGGATGTCCGCGAACTGCCGGGTGCCGGAGCGGCCGGAGGGCTTGGCGCGGGACTGATGATTTTTACCCGGGCCACACTGCAGCGGGGCATCGAGATCGTGATTCAATATACCGGCCTGAAGGAAAAAATAGCGGATGCCGATCTGGTGTTCACCGGTGAAGGCGGCATCGACTTCCAGACCAAGTTCGGCAAAACGCCTTATGGCGTAGCCGCCACTGCCAAGGAAAGCGGAAAAAAAGTCATCGCCCTGGCCGGCTACATCGGCGAAGGCATTGATACGCTGTACGCCGAGGGCATCGACGCGATCTTCGGCATCGTTCCCGGCGCCTCCGAGCTGGAAAAGCTGCTGAAGGACGGTCCGGCCAACGTCGAGCGGACCTGTGAGAACATTGCCAGAGTGCTGAAGCTGGCCGATTAA
- a CDS encoding sugar diacid recognition domain-containing protein, whose amino-acid sequence MLQLSEKQAQEIVDKMMMDIPYNINIMNHEGIIIGSGTRERVGTVHQGAVKALATGKMIEVWQDGRFEKKGTNEPIVIAGNRVGVIGISGNPDEVRPFCNIVRTTVSLLIEQRNTLEDLANEASRKKAFLELLLSHQGAYTQKLRKEASAYQLDLLLKTTVLLLKNFVPPETQSKLLLTHPSFHIEEDSWLILVQNQEDCTPLIPQLLDRQPRALLAAGKQEANIAESYRQAKSAMGILLALKPDRQIIHYAEHEFLVKLSHAKLTASAGTVVKLEDTADLLETLRSFINHNCSVSQTSEALNIHRNTLQYRLKRIESLTGKDPRNLLQLLELTYGLLALYK is encoded by the coding sequence TTGCTGCAGCTCTCAGAGAAACAGGCACAGGAAATTGTAGACAAGATGATGATGGACATCCCCTATAACATTAACATTATGAATCATGAAGGCATTATCATCGGCAGCGGAACCCGGGAACGGGTCGGTACGGTTCATCAAGGGGCGGTCAAAGCTCTGGCTACCGGTAAAATGATCGAGGTCTGGCAGGACGGCCGTTTTGAGAAAAAAGGCACCAACGAGCCGATTGTCATCGCCGGCAACCGTGTCGGTGTAATCGGCATATCCGGCAATCCCGATGAGGTCCGCCCGTTTTGTAACATCGTCCGGACCACCGTCTCGCTATTGATCGAACAAAGGAACACCCTTGAGGATCTTGCCAATGAAGCAAGCCGCAAGAAGGCCTTTCTGGAGCTGCTGCTGTCCCACCAGGGAGCCTACACGCAGAAGCTGCGCAAGGAAGCCTCTGCCTATCAGCTTGATCTTTTGCTCAAAACCACGGTACTGCTGCTCAAGAACTTCGTCCCGCCGGAGACACAATCCAAGCTGCTGCTTACGCATCCCTCCTTCCACATCGAGGAGGACAGCTGGCTGATCCTGGTCCAGAATCAGGAGGATTGCACGCCGCTGATCCCTCAGCTGCTTGATCGACAGCCCCGTGCTTTGCTGGCAGCCGGCAAGCAGGAGGCCAACATCGCCGAGAGCTACCGGCAGGCTAAATCGGCCATGGGCATTCTGCTGGCACTTAAACCAGACCGGCAGATTATCCATTACGCAGAGCATGAATTTCTGGTGAAGCTGAGCCATGCGAAGCTGACCGCAAGTGCGGGTACAGTGGTCAAGCTGGAGGATACCGCCGATCTGCTGGAGACGCTGCGCAGCTTTATCAACCATAACTGTAGTGTCTCCCAGACCTCTGAGGCGTTAAACATCCATCGCAACACCCTGCAATACAGGCTGAAAAGGATTGAGAGTCTGACCGGCAAGGATCCGCGCAACCTGCTACAGCTGCTGGAGCTTACTTATGGTTTGTTGGCACTGTATAAGTAG
- a CDS encoding S-layer homology domain-containing protein, whose product MKKLSFQTGAKKLTIACGILAATVSMGTSAFAFSDMKGDANEAKINALHSEGIVNGVTSDLFAPKSKVTFAQGVQFIVSGLKLSPTESGKASDYFDKVKDNAWYASAFVTAKQNGLSLDKTVDPNGSITRAQFAHLLTQALQSKGNFPVTMMYAMVSDGDKMSNEQMGSLQILVNTRIVTLGTNGTFRPTDAVTRTEAAVWIYDAAKFAKEVITPDDSAEAPAYEYDAEVKLEKAADGISKATVTVNNLPNPGYGLAIDKIEFGKDKTAVIYFSVTKPDPNSMYPQVISSASVVTYLPEGYTATVQASDGSAAGAGSAIKLK is encoded by the coding sequence ATGAAGAAATTATCATTCCAGACTGGCGCTAAAAAACTGACAATAGCGTGCGGTATCCTGGCGGCAACAGTATCCATGGGAACATCGGCGTTTGCCTTTTCCGATATGAAGGGCGATGCTAACGAAGCAAAGATCAACGCACTGCACAGTGAAGGCATTGTTAACGGAGTAACAAGCGATCTGTTCGCACCAAAATCAAAAGTAACCTTTGCCCAAGGCGTGCAGTTCATCGTCAGCGGCCTGAAGCTTTCCCCTACCGAATCCGGTAAGGCGAGCGACTATTTTGACAAAGTAAAAGATAATGCCTGGTATGCATCCGCATTCGTAACGGCCAAGCAGAACGGTCTGTCCCTGGACAAAACCGTAGATCCGAACGGATCGATCACCCGCGCCCAGTTCGCGCATCTGCTGACCCAAGCGCTGCAGAGCAAAGGGAACTTCCCGGTAACGATGATGTACGCGATGGTTTCCGACGGCGACAAAATGTCCAACGAGCAGATGGGAAGCCTGCAGATTCTGGTCAACACCCGTATCGTAACCCTTGGCACCAACGGCACCTTCCGTCCGACCGATGCGGTAACCCGCACCGAAGCGGCGGTCTGGATCTATGATGCAGCCAAATTCGCGAAGGAAGTTATTACTCCCGACGACAGCGCTGAAGCTCCAGCCTACGAATACGATGCAGAAGTGAAGCTGGAAAAAGCGGCCGACGGCATCAGCAAAGCCACCGTCACCGTCAACAACCTGCCGAACCCGGGCTACGGCCTGGCTATCGACAAGATCGAATTCGGCAAAGATAAAACCGCTGTAATCTACTTCAGCGTTACCAAGCCAGATCCTAACAGCATGTACCCGCAGGTCATCTCCAGCGCCTCCGTTGTGACCTACCTGCCGGAAGGCTACACAGCAACTGTGCAGGCTTCTGATGGCAGTGCTGCTGGTGCGGGTTCCGCGATTAAGTTGAAATAA